From Abyssibius alkaniclasticus:
TATAGCCCGGGCCCAGATACTTGTTGATTGTCTTGGCCTTAGCGGGGGATTCGACAACGACGACGGCCATGCAAGACTCCGGAAATAACTGGGTTCGGTTTGGGCGCGGAACATGTGGGGCATGTGGGGCGCTTGTCAACCGCTCATTATTTTGAGGGCAGGATTGCGCCGCGTTACGCGGTTTTCATCACGCGCCCACCGGGGGCGCGGGCGATGGCGCCCTGCATTTCCAACTCCAGCATCGCGCCAAGCACCTCGGGGGCGGGTTGGGCAAGATCGCGGATCAGCGCATCTTCATCAATCGGCGTGGTGGAGAGCAAGGCCAGGATGCGGGCCGGCAATTCGGTCGGGGCCAGCATTTCGGCGGCTTGCGGCGGGCTTGCGGCAGATGCGTGGATGAAGGCGGGCGCGCGGCGCGGGGGCGGGGCGCCCAAAGCCTCGATCACATCATCAATGCCGCGTAGCATGGGTGCGCCATCGCGGATGAGCATGTTGCAGCCGCTTGCGCGGCCATCATAGGGGTGGCCGGGCACGGCCATGACCTCGCGCCCGGCATCAAGCGCAAGCCGTGCGGTGATCAGGCTGCCGGATTTGGCGGCGGCCTCGATGACCAGCACCGCCTGCACCATGCCCGCCACAATGCGGTTGCGGGCCGGAAAATGCCGCGCCTGAGGCTGTGTGCCGGGGGCGAGTTCAGTCATGCAGACCCCGCGTTCGGGAATATCGGCGGCGAGCTTTGCGTTCTCGGGCGGATAAACCACATCCAGCCCGCCCGCCATCACCGCCACTGTGCCATGCGGCACCGCGCCCATATGCGCCGCCGTATCAATGCCGCGTGCAAGGCCGGAGACAACGACAAACCCCGCCTCGCCAAGCTCATCGGCCAGTTTCTGCGCCATGCGCATCCCAAGCGATGAGGCATTGCGCGCCCCGACCATAGCGACCAGCGGGCGCATCAGCACATCGGTGCGGCCCTTGCACCACAGCAGCGGCGGGGCGCTGGGCAGGCCAGACAGGGCGGCGGGATAATGCGCCTCGCCCATGCAGAGCATCTGCGCGCCAAGCTTGCGCGCAGCCTTCATTTCGGCGCGGATCACGCCTTCGGGGCAGGGTTCATAATTGGCAACGCCAGCAGCGGCGGCGACATCGACCAGTGCCGCAAGTGCCGCCCTGGCATTGCCATGTTCGGCCATAAGGCGGCGAA
This genomic window contains:
- the dprA gene encoding DNA-processing protein DprA, with translation METEYFFAEDAHDTALIAPPMDDAARFDWLRLIRSRRVGPTTFRRLMAEHGNARAALAALVDVAAAAGVANYEPCPEGVIRAEMKAARKLGAQMLCMGEAHYPAALSGLPSAPPLLWCKGRTDVLMRPLVAMVGARNASSLGMRMAQKLADELGEAGFVVVSGLARGIDTAAHMGAVPHGTVAVMAGGLDVVYPPENAKLAADIPERGVCMTELAPGTQPQARHFPARNRIVAGMVQAVLVIEAAAKSGSLITARLALDAGREVMAVPGHPYDGRASGCNMLIRDGAPMLRGIDDVIEALGAPPPRRAPAFIHASAASPPQAAEMLAPTELPARILALLSTTPIDEDALIRDLAQPAPEVLGAMLELEMQGAIARAPGGRVMKTA